A region from the Triticum aestivum cultivar Chinese Spring chromosome 3D, IWGSC CS RefSeq v2.1, whole genome shotgun sequence genome encodes:
- the LOC123078740 gene encoding uncharacterized protein isoform X2: MVAPLDQAAPHATLEQDQRDAATATENSGRDHGAADIADADPGEAIGAPGSAPSVTSRISVQKVCSLVGKFNKFKRDLVEEIGFGGMLGIQMLAKLNLKFSAWLMERVDVESSTLKIDEQRVLQIQDHDVQKVFSLPCGTRSICPDTTEPSEACKEFMRASAYLSKGAHSLKAAEAYLLRDDINADSSKVQIDCFKIAFVIFVVGHLLAPSTKHDYITIDFWAALNDISQVKEFNWCAYVLEHLNRAVGKLKTDIRNRNITVHLVGCHLFLQVFYLDNLDLGPLSKTKDHLPRISLFDYESVKKMIEVITSNVDGDTSFAGASFRRAQDVCYSRVHYESHTHRPDVASDLPHHAPGFVGTKHQHNPITPMLRSSFTETGQEDFSNHLRLKYPSFADHPLMTILEEHNAHMLENISEIRRSCEVAMSTFADKLLGYISENRCCCRAVGRTDCLLRSPHTIHGNTLGTPTTRQS, from the exons ATGGTGGCGCCACTGGACCAGGCGGCACCGCATGCCACATTGGAACAAGATCAGCGAGACGCCGCCACAGCCACAGAGAATAGCGGCAGGGATCACGGAGCTGCCGACATAGCAGATGCTGATCCAGGCGAAGCAATAGGCGCTCCTGGATCCGCACCTTCTGTCACGTCAAGGATTTCGGTGCAGAAGGTGTGCTCACTCGTGGGCAAGTTTAACAAATTCAAGAGGGATTTGGTCGAGGAGATAGGCTTTGGTGGGATGCTGGGGATTCAGATGTTGGCAAAGTTGAATTTGAAATTCAGCGCGTGGCTAATGGAAAGAGTCGACGTCGAGTCGAGTACACTGAAAATAGACGAGCAAAGGGTTCTGCAGATCCAGGACCATGATGTCCAGAAGGTATTCAGTCTGCCATGTGGCACCAGATCGATATGCCCCGATACAACCGAGCCATCCGAAGCCTGCAAAGAGTTCATGCGAGCTTCTGCCTATTTGAGCAAAGGCGCGCATAGTCTAAAGGCCGCGGAGGCTTATCTCCTGAGAGATGACATCAATGCAGATTCCAGCAAGGTCCAGATAGATTGCTTCAAGATAGCCTTTGTTATTTTTGTTGTTGGGCACCTGTTGGCTCCATCGACTAAGCATGACTACATCACCATAGATTTCTGGGCTGCACTCAACGATATCTCGCAAGTTAAGGAATTTAATTGGTGTGCTTATGTACTCGAGCATTTGAACAGAGCTGTTGGGAAGTTGAAAACTGATATCCGCAACCGGAACATCACTGTACATCTTGTTGGCTGCCACCTGTTTCTTCAG GTATTCTACTTGGACAATCTTGATCTTGGTCCACTTTCCAAGACAAAAGACCATCTACCAAGGATTAGTCTTTTTGACTACGAGTCGGTTAAGAAGATGATAGAAGTGATCACTAGCAACGTGGACGGAGATACATCATTCGCTGGAGCTAGT TTTAGGCGCGCTCAAGATGTTTGCTACTCCAGAGTCCACTACGAAAGCCACACTCACCGACCAGATGTAGCTTCTGACCTGCCCCATCATGCCCCAGGTTTTGTTGGCACAAAGCACCAACACAACCCAATTACTCCCATGCTACGAAGCAGCTTCACTGAAACTGGACAAGAAGATTTCTCCAACCATCTCCGACTGAAATACCCGTCATTT GCAGACCACCCGCTTATGACCATTTTGGAAGAACATAATGCACACATGTTGGAAAATATATCTGAAATTAGGCGAAGTTGCGAAGTGGCGATGTCTACCTTCGCGGACAAGCTTCTGGGCTATATATCTGAGAACCGCTGTTGCTGCAGAGCGGTGGGACGAACCGATTGTTTACTGAGGTCGCCGCACACAATTCATG GGAACACGCTTGGCACACCTACAACACGTCAATCCTGA
- the LOC123078740 gene encoding uncharacterized protein isoform X1 produces the protein MVAPLDQAAPHATLEQDQRDAATATENSGRDHGAADIADADPGEAIGAPGSAPSVTSRISVQKVCSLVGKFNKFKRDLVEEIGFGGMLGIQMLAKLNLKFSAWLMERVDVESSTLKIDEQRVLQIQDHDVQKVFSLPCGTRSICPDTTEPSEACKEFMRASAYLSKGAHSLKAAEAYLLRDDINADSSKVQIDCFKIAFVIFVVGHLLAPSTKHDYITIDFWAALNDISQVKEFNWCAYVLEHLNRAVGKLKTDIRNRNITVHLVGCHLFLQVFYLDNLDLGPLSKTKDHLPRISLFDYESVKKMIEVITSNVDGDTSFAGASFRRAQDVCYSRVHYESHTHRPDVASDLPHHAPGFVGTKHQHNPITPMLRSSFTETGQEDFSNHLRLKYPSFADHPLMTILEEHNAHMLENISEIRRSCEVAMSTFADKLLGYISENRCCCRAVGRTDCLLRSPHTIHESSTEQNSLSHKRDAPEPTGAGHHKKIRVNQPLVETDLQASIPGCSTSNSLPRSPLQVDINLAAP, from the exons ATGGTGGCGCCACTGGACCAGGCGGCACCGCATGCCACATTGGAACAAGATCAGCGAGACGCCGCCACAGCCACAGAGAATAGCGGCAGGGATCACGGAGCTGCCGACATAGCAGATGCTGATCCAGGCGAAGCAATAGGCGCTCCTGGATCCGCACCTTCTGTCACGTCAAGGATTTCGGTGCAGAAGGTGTGCTCACTCGTGGGCAAGTTTAACAAATTCAAGAGGGATTTGGTCGAGGAGATAGGCTTTGGTGGGATGCTGGGGATTCAGATGTTGGCAAAGTTGAATTTGAAATTCAGCGCGTGGCTAATGGAAAGAGTCGACGTCGAGTCGAGTACACTGAAAATAGACGAGCAAAGGGTTCTGCAGATCCAGGACCATGATGTCCAGAAGGTATTCAGTCTGCCATGTGGCACCAGATCGATATGCCCCGATACAACCGAGCCATCCGAAGCCTGCAAAGAGTTCATGCGAGCTTCTGCCTATTTGAGCAAAGGCGCGCATAGTCTAAAGGCCGCGGAGGCTTATCTCCTGAGAGATGACATCAATGCAGATTCCAGCAAGGTCCAGATAGATTGCTTCAAGATAGCCTTTGTTATTTTTGTTGTTGGGCACCTGTTGGCTCCATCGACTAAGCATGACTACATCACCATAGATTTCTGGGCTGCACTCAACGATATCTCGCAAGTTAAGGAATTTAATTGGTGTGCTTATGTACTCGAGCATTTGAACAGAGCTGTTGGGAAGTTGAAAACTGATATCCGCAACCGGAACATCACTGTACATCTTGTTGGCTGCCACCTGTTTCTTCAG GTATTCTACTTGGACAATCTTGATCTTGGTCCACTTTCCAAGACAAAAGACCATCTACCAAGGATTAGTCTTTTTGACTACGAGTCGGTTAAGAAGATGATAGAAGTGATCACTAGCAACGTGGACGGAGATACATCATTCGCTGGAGCTAGT TTTAGGCGCGCTCAAGATGTTTGCTACTCCAGAGTCCACTACGAAAGCCACACTCACCGACCAGATGTAGCTTCTGACCTGCCCCATCATGCCCCAGGTTTTGTTGGCACAAAGCACCAACACAACCCAATTACTCCCATGCTACGAAGCAGCTTCACTGAAACTGGACAAGAAGATTTCTCCAACCATCTCCGACTGAAATACCCGTCATTT GCAGACCACCCGCTTATGACCATTTTGGAAGAACATAATGCACACATGTTGGAAAATATATCTGAAATTAGGCGAAGTTGCGAAGTGGCGATGTCTACCTTCGCGGACAAGCTTCTGGGCTATATATCTGAGAACCGCTGTTGCTGCAGAGCGGTGGGACGAACCGATTGTTTACTGAGGTCGCCGCACACAATTCATG AGAGTTCAACCGAGCAGAATTCACTCTCTCACAAACGGGATGCACCTGAGCCCACTGGAGCAG GACATCACAAGAAGATCCGGGTGAACCAGCCTCTAGTTGAGACAGACCTTCAAGCAAGTATACCTGGATGCTCAACTAGCAACAGCCTACCCCGCAGTCCTTTACAAGTTGACATCAACCTGGCTGCACCGTAG